From a region of the uncultured Desulfatiglans sp. genome:
- a CDS encoding putative oligopeptide ABC transporter, permease protein AppB (Evidence 3 : Putative function from multiple computational evidences), which translates to MELRRYVLKRLFQIIIIFFIILTVLFLLFRLAPGDPVSRMIDPDMTAEDARHLMQQLGLDQPLGVQYLYYVKNFFTGNFGFSFHYGQPVIRIIADRLPNTVLLFTTSIVLAAFAGVFLGKIASWHKGRSLDTTMTLGALVTHTLFLPWLALILIWVFAYKLGWFPINGMISEEIWLDPDAGLWLKTLDVAHHMVLPLGTLFLIHFGSYLLIMRSSMLETLKEDYILTARAKGLTEKTIRNRHAAPNAALPVVTSVGLSLAFSINGGALTETVFTWPGIGRELVFSVSHNDYPLAQASFLLIATVVLLSNLVVDVLYAYLDPRIRY; encoded by the coding sequence ATGGAATTGCGACGCTACGTCCTCAAGAGGCTGTTTCAGATCATCATCATCTTTTTCATCATCCTGACGGTCCTCTTCCTGCTGTTCCGGCTGGCCCCCGGCGATCCGGTCTCCCGTATGATCGATCCAGACATGACCGCCGAGGATGCCCGGCATCTCATGCAGCAGCTCGGGCTGGACCAACCCCTTGGAGTTCAATACCTCTACTACGTCAAAAATTTCTTTACGGGAAACTTCGGATTTTCTTTCCATTACGGGCAGCCCGTCATCCGCATCATCGCCGACAGGCTGCCCAACACCGTCCTGCTGTTCACGACTTCGATCGTCCTGGCGGCCTTCGCCGGTGTTTTTCTGGGCAAGATCGCTTCCTGGCACAAAGGACGCAGCCTCGATACCACCATGACGCTCGGCGCCCTGGTGACCCATACCCTGTTTCTGCCCTGGCTCGCCCTGATCCTCATCTGGGTGTTCGCCTACAAACTGGGCTGGTTCCCCATCAACGGAATGATCTCTGAGGAGATCTGGCTCGATCCCGATGCGGGTTTGTGGCTCAAAACCCTCGATGTGGCTCACCACATGGTCCTCCCTTTAGGGACGCTGTTTTTGATTCACTTCGGCAGTTATCTTCTCATCATGCGCAGCAGCATGCTCGAGACGCTGAAGGAAGACTACATCCTGACTGCGCGTGCCAAAGGACTTACGGAAAAGACGATCCGCAACCGCCATGCCGCCCCCAACGCCGCCCTGCCGGTGGTCACCAGTGTAGGCCTCAGTCTGGCGTTTTCAATCAACGGAGGAGCCTTGACGGAGACCGTCTTCACCTGGCCCGGCATCGGCCGGGAGTTGGTCTTCTCCGTCAGCCACAACGATTACCCTCTGGCTCAGGCGTCCTTCCTGCTCATCGCCACGGTCGTCCTCCTGTCCAATCTCGTGGTCGATGTGCTTTACGCCTATCTGGACCCCCGGATCCGGTACTGA
- a CDS encoding Bacterial extracellular solute-binding protein, family 5 → MKNVHCSKNLTGLVLILLLVGFCTLPPIFTSPASARDILKIGLLEEPKTLNIWMASDTWSSKVLSQIYQPLYIREPENLDLIPWLAESDPVYNEAELSYTVTLRPAKWSDGTKVTAEDVIFTGEFIQEFKIPRYASYFKFVKKIEALDQRTVRYHLEKPQAIFLSRTLTTPIVQKRQWMPIVNDIRGKDKPLAEIINVKIDQPIGCGPFVLKEWQQGAYIFMATNPDFFGRNLTIADHKLGPYIDGIIFKVFGTSDAAILALKKGTIDMFWWGIQAGYIEDLKRQKTVEIHTNDKSALYYLGFNVRKAPFSDPALRRAIATLIDKDFIITRILQGYAIELDSVVPPGNRFWHCPNVPSYGKGLSRNERIKAAYDILKNAGYTWDIPPVDPKGKISAAKGLRLPEGKPMEGFTILTPPADYDPNRAMTGMIVQEWLRQIGMPATSRPMAFGALIDQVKSRHDFDAFVLGYGKLSLDPDYIRNFFSSSNDKSKGSNMSGYRNPEFDRIAEESAATMDAKKRQDLVWKMQSIILEDVPYLPIYNPKVVEAVRNDHFKGWIDMIEGIGNHWSFCLVEPR, encoded by the coding sequence ATGAAAAACGTCCATTGTTCCAAGAACCTGACAGGTCTGGTGCTCATTCTTCTGCTGGTCGGCTTTTGCACACTCCCACCCATCTTCACCTCGCCGGCTTCCGCACGCGACATCCTGAAAATAGGACTCCTCGAGGAACCCAAGACGCTCAACATCTGGATGGCGAGCGACACGTGGTCCAGCAAGGTGCTCTCTCAAATATATCAACCTCTATACATCCGCGAGCCGGAGAACCTGGATCTGATCCCCTGGCTTGCCGAAAGCGATCCCGTTTACAACGAGGCAGAACTCTCCTACACCGTGACCCTCAGACCGGCCAAATGGTCAGACGGCACCAAAGTCACCGCTGAGGACGTGATATTTACGGGTGAGTTCATCCAGGAATTCAAGATCCCCCGCTATGCCTCCTATTTCAAGTTCGTCAAGAAGATAGAGGCGTTGGATCAAAGGACCGTCCGGTATCACCTCGAGAAGCCCCAGGCCATCTTTCTCAGCCGGACCCTGACCACGCCGATCGTCCAGAAAAGGCAATGGATGCCCATCGTGAACGACATCCGGGGGAAAGACAAACCGCTGGCCGAGATTATCAATGTCAAGATCGATCAGCCGATCGGATGCGGACCTTTCGTCCTGAAGGAGTGGCAGCAGGGGGCCTATATCTTCATGGCAACCAATCCCGACTTTTTCGGCCGGAACCTCACCATTGCCGACCACAAACTCGGTCCGTACATCGACGGAATCATCTTCAAAGTTTTCGGCACATCGGATGCCGCGATCCTCGCGCTCAAGAAGGGCACGATAGACATGTTCTGGTGGGGGATCCAGGCGGGTTATATCGAGGACCTCAAGAGGCAGAAGACGGTGGAGATCCACACGAACGACAAAAGTGCACTCTATTACCTGGGGTTCAATGTCAGGAAGGCCCCTTTCAGCGATCCCGCCCTACGCCGGGCCATCGCTACGCTGATCGACAAAGACTTCATCATCACACGGATCCTGCAAGGATACGCCATAGAACTGGACTCCGTCGTTCCTCCCGGCAACCGTTTCTGGCACTGCCCGAATGTCCCGTCCTACGGCAAGGGGCTGTCAAGAAATGAGCGGATCAAAGCGGCTTACGACATCCTCAAAAACGCGGGATACACATGGGACATCCCCCCGGTCGATCCGAAGGGGAAGATCAGCGCCGCCAAAGGCCTGCGCCTGCCCGAAGGCAAACCCATGGAGGGCTTCACGATCCTGACGCCTCCGGCCGACTACGATCCGAACCGGGCGATGACCGGCATGATCGTCCAGGAGTGGCTGCGTCAGATAGGGATGCCCGCTACTTCGAGGCCTATGGCGTTCGGCGCGCTCATCGACCAGGTCAAGAGCCGGCACGATTTCGATGCCTTCGTCCTCGGCTACGGGAAGCTTTCCCTCGACCCGGACTACATCCGGAACTTTTTCTCATCCAGCAACGATAAGTCGAAAGGGAGCAACATGAGCGGATACCGCAACCCCGAGTTCGATCGGATCGCCGAGGAATCCGCCGCCACCATGGACGCGAAGAAGCGTCAGGACCTCGTTTGGAAGATGCAAAGCATCATCCTGGAGGATGTCCCCTATCTCCCCATTTACAACCCGAAGGTTGTCGAGGCGGTGCGCAACGACCACTTCAAGGGATGGATCGATATGATCGAAGGCATCGGGAACCACTGGTCTTTCTGCCTCGTCGAACCCCGTTGA
- the oppD gene encoding oligopeptide transporter subunit; ATP-binding component of ABC superfamily (Evidence 2a : Function from experimental evidences in other organisms; Product type t : transporter) → MPLLEVENLSIGYHTRKGFRRAVEKVSFSLDAGRSLGFVGESGCGKTTLGMGLMRLLPPNAVITEGRVTFDGTDLLDLLEDEMRQIRWNKISMIFQAAMNALNPVHRVANQIAEAIMAHSAGMHKAEANRKVEALFQLVGIPKNRMRDYPHQYSGGMKQRAIIAMALACRPKLIIADEPTTALDVIVQDQILEETRNLQKEFGVAIIFISHDIAIVADVCHDIGIMYAGQLVEYGPRTEVFDHPVHPYTQALLASYPALTGPRSRLKPIPGEMPNLINPPEGCRFCDRCPGATAACRREAPAWTSVGPGHHALCAQCR, encoded by the coding sequence ATGCCACTCCTCGAGGTCGAAAATCTCAGCATCGGCTATCATACCCGCAAAGGCTTCCGCAGGGCGGTCGAGAAGGTTTCCTTCTCCCTGGATGCCGGCCGGTCCCTCGGATTCGTCGGGGAATCGGGCTGTGGTAAAACCACCCTCGGCATGGGGCTCATGCGGCTCCTGCCGCCTAATGCCGTGATCACCGAGGGCCGTGTGACGTTCGATGGCACAGACCTCCTCGATCTGCTCGAAGACGAAATGCGCCAAATCCGCTGGAACAAGATCTCCATGATCTTCCAGGCCGCGATGAATGCCCTCAACCCGGTTCACCGGGTAGCCAACCAGATCGCTGAGGCCATTATGGCCCACTCCGCAGGTATGCATAAGGCGGAAGCCAACCGGAAGGTCGAGGCGTTATTCCAGTTGGTCGGCATTCCGAAAAACCGGATGCGCGACTACCCCCACCAGTACAGCGGGGGAATGAAACAGCGGGCGATCATCGCCATGGCGCTGGCCTGCAGGCCCAAACTGATCATCGCCGACGAGCCTACCACCGCCTTGGATGTCATCGTACAGGACCAGATCCTCGAAGAGACCCGCAACCTGCAGAAGGAATTCGGCGTCGCCATCATCTTCATCTCCCACGACATCGCCATCGTGGCGGATGTGTGCCACGACATCGGGATCATGTACGCCGGGCAGCTCGTGGAATACGGGCCAAGAACCGAGGTCTTCGACCATCCGGTGCACCCGTATACCCAGGCACTGCTGGCTTCCTACCCCGCGCTGACGGGCCCCAGGAGCCGCCTCAAACCGATTCCCGGGGAAATGCCCAACCTTATAAACCCGCCCGAAGGCTGCCGTTTCTGCGACCGCTGCC
- a CDS encoding hypothetical protein (Evidence 5 : Unknown function), producing MARYSKRMRDLKQIKSVCDILLMFPPVWTPVTPFLALPALTAYLRKAGFGVRHTDVSLDFFLEYLLMPERLDAMLAQILERPAEGMSGPQQALFRDIRDRRDVWTDRAAQVRRFIEDLRQEAGFFDPERCIRAQTNLYRLLRMASLSWFPTSFTFNTFQHPGIEDYAGMIRFCDDRRANPFLDFYERTIPDLVAREAPRLVGISISTSYQAPGGLTLARFLKRRFPDVHVTLGGRHILRLRDAFEKEPDYLPEFAHSVVLQDGERPLAFLLDRLLSGRPWDDAPNLGFSRRGKWIETPICGHEPLPELPTPDFTDLDLRSYLSPVPILPIRFSEGCYWGKCAFCSRYDNRRFMTVPPERAVGHLAELHSRHGTPCFTVNDDCLTAPYLAEVARGILDRGLRFDISLWCKPVGAFTADRLDLLARAGVRLVRWGLETGHPRILKLMNKGTRLPETLRVLGDASRAGIWNHATVIFGFPGETREEADETLRFLEENIDRIHSSIFFRFVLLKYSRIMQRPEDYAISEIGESPSPFGSDHPFVCREGMDGAALTTFLEEAQTYRLKDLYGHPFWYYLRIREYLMLYVSRYGLDAVLNWKVSPGDLARYDKGSRIQLFFECPADVPENILDGICRLVELGGEVGLSWIRENLEKAWLIGYAVEGDRVVATMTHKRPLERYRRRIEEKTGLNLDGYLERGYTAVRPEYRGMGLGDRLLKGLVARSPGWKIYVTIRMDNEPALRLTARNDMRLAATYINERTGHEIGVFAAGAAA from the coding sequence ATGGCTCGCTATTCTAAAAGAATGCGTGATCTGAAGCAAATCAAAAGCGTTTGCGACATCCTCCTGATGTTTCCACCTGTTTGGACGCCTGTGACCCCTTTCCTGGCCCTCCCCGCCCTGACGGCCTATTTGCGTAAGGCCGGATTTGGCGTGCGGCATACCGATGTCAGCCTCGATTTTTTTCTGGAGTACCTGCTGATGCCGGAGCGGTTGGACGCTATGCTGGCGCAGATCTTGGAAAGACCGGCGGAAGGCATGTCCGGCCCGCAGCAGGCCCTGTTCCGGGATATTCGGGATCGTCGTGATGTGTGGACGGACCGCGCCGCTCAGGTGCGCCGGTTTATAGAGGATCTTAGGCAGGAGGCGGGGTTTTTCGACCCCGAGCGCTGCATCCGGGCTCAGACCAATCTCTACCGGCTCTTGCGGATGGCGTCGCTCTCATGGTTTCCGACCTCCTTCACCTTCAATACCTTCCAGCATCCCGGGATCGAGGATTACGCGGGGATGATCCGCTTCTGCGATGACCGTCGTGCCAACCCTTTCCTGGATTTCTACGAGCGGACCATCCCTGACCTGGTGGCGCGGGAGGCCCCTCGCCTGGTGGGGATATCCATATCCACATCCTATCAGGCCCCCGGGGGTCTGACGCTGGCCAGATTTCTCAAACGGCGTTTCCCGGACGTCCACGTTACACTCGGAGGCCGCCATATCCTGCGCCTTCGGGACGCCTTCGAGAAGGAGCCGGACTACCTCCCTGAATTTGCGCACAGCGTGGTGCTGCAGGATGGAGAACGGCCTCTGGCCTTCCTCCTGGATCGCCTGTTATCGGGCCGGCCTTGGGATGATGCCCCCAATTTAGGCTTTTCGCGTCGGGGGAAATGGATCGAGACCCCGATCTGCGGGCATGAGCCCTTGCCGGAGCTGCCCACACCCGATTTCACGGATCTCGACCTCCGAAGCTACCTGTCGCCTGTTCCCATCCTGCCGATCCGTTTCTCGGAAGGGTGTTACTGGGGGAAGTGCGCCTTCTGCTCGCGTTACGACAACCGCCGCTTTATGACCGTACCGCCGGAACGGGCGGTCGGCCATCTGGCCGAACTGCACTCCCGGCACGGAACCCCCTGCTTCACTGTCAATGACGACTGTCTCACGGCCCCCTACCTGGCGGAGGTCGCCCGCGGGATCCTCGATCGCGGTCTACGCTTCGACATCTCCCTCTGGTGCAAGCCGGTCGGCGCTTTTACGGCCGATCGGCTGGATCTCCTGGCCCGGGCCGGGGTCCGGCTGGTGCGGTGGGGGCTCGAGACGGGGCACCCGCGCATTTTGAAGCTCATGAACAAGGGAACCCGGCTGCCGGAAACCCTGAGGGTGCTTGGCGACGCCTCCAGGGCGGGGATATGGAACCACGCCACGGTCATTTTCGGCTTCCCGGGGGAGACGCGTGAGGAGGCCGACGAGACGCTGCGTTTCCTCGAGGAAAACATTGACAGGATCCATTCTTCGATCTTCTTTCGTTTCGTGCTCCTCAAGTACTCCCGCATCATGCAACGGCCGGAGGACTATGCCATATCCGAAATCGGCGAAAGCCCGAGTCCCTTCGGCTCCGATCACCCCTTCGTCTGCCGGGAGGGTATGGACGGGGCGGCCCTCACGACCTTTCTCGAAGAGGCGCAGACTTACCGCCTGAAGGATCTGTACGGTCACCCTTTCTGGTACTATCTGCGCATTCGGGAATACCTGATGCTCTATGTCTCGCGTTATGGGCTCGATGCGGTCCTGAATTGGAAGGTGTCGCCGGGTGATCTGGCTCGATATGACAAAGGGTCGCGGATTCAGCTTTTTTTCGAATGTCCGGCGGATGTTCCCGAAAACATCCTGGATGGTATTTGCCGCCTGGTCGAACTGGGGGGCGAAGTGGGGCTCAGCTGGATCCGGGAGAATCTGGAAAAGGCCTGGCTGATCGGCTACGCCGTCGAAGGGGACCGGGTGGTGGCCACCATGACGCACAAGCGGCCTTTGGAGAGGTATCGGCGCCGGATCGAAGAAAAGACGGGGCTGAACCTCGACGGCTATCTCGAAAGGGGGTATACGGCGGTGCGGCCCGAATACCGCGGCATGGGGCTTGGGGACCGGCTGCTCAAGGGGTTGGTGGCCCGTTCTCCCGGGTGGAAGATCTATGTCACGATCCGGATGGACAATGAGCCTGCGCTCCGTTTGACGGCGCGAAACGACATGCGGCTTGCCGCCACCTATATCAACGAGAGGACAGGGCATGAGATCGGGGTCTTTGCAGCAGGCGCTGCAGCCTGA
- a CDS encoding ABC transporter, permease protein produces MKRHPDRPRETGGMRSGWGGRLRENWVIFRQNLLGKLGMILLVCFGLMAITSFIPPLIDPMYDPMTGVDPEIISSTGPSARHWLGTDFMGRDILSQLLAGARVAFMVGVSAAFMSIFLGTAIGMVAGYAGRFIDTLLMRAADIIMVMPTLLVVLILSSLFGQLNIWTIVLIIALFRWPGVSRVIRAQTLSLKNRPFIEAARVAGASHLRIVFRHIMPNVLPLSFLYMTFRVTSAIIIEAALAFLGFGDPGTVSWGMMLQWVWKTGHMFKAPYWLLPPGLCISLITLSFYMLGRAMDEVLDPRLRKEGQAE; encoded by the coding sequence ATGAAACGTCATCCGGATCGACCAAGAGAAACAGGGGGCATGCGCTCGGGCTGGGGCGGCCGTCTCCGTGAAAACTGGGTGATTTTCAGGCAAAACCTTCTGGGGAAGCTCGGAATGATCCTGTTGGTCTGCTTCGGGCTGATGGCGATCACGAGCTTCATCCCGCCGCTGATCGATCCAATGTACGACCCCATGACCGGCGTCGACCCCGAAATCATCAGTTCCACCGGGCCGAGCGCACGGCATTGGCTGGGGACCGATTTCATGGGGAGGGACATCTTGAGCCAGCTTTTGGCCGGTGCAAGGGTGGCCTTCATGGTCGGGGTGTCCGCCGCCTTCATGAGCATCTTTCTCGGCACCGCCATCGGGATGGTCGCAGGGTATGCAGGCCGGTTCATCGACACCCTTCTGATGCGGGCAGCCGACATCATCATGGTCATGCCGACCCTCCTGGTGGTGTTGATCCTTTCCTCCCTTTTCGGGCAGCTGAATATCTGGACCATCGTCCTGATCATCGCCCTGTTCCGCTGGCCGGGTGTGTCGCGTGTCATCAGGGCCCAGACCCTTTCCTTGAAGAATCGACCCTTCATCGAGGCCGCCCGTGTCGCAGGCGCATCGCACCTGAGGATCGTCTTCCGCCACATCATGCCCAATGTCCTGCCGCTTTCCTTCCTTTACATGACCTTCAGGGTGACCTCGGCCATCATCATCGAAGCCGCGCTCGCCTTTCTCGGGTTTGGAGACCCGGGGACCGTCAGCTGGGGGATGATGCTCCAGTGGGTATGGAAGACCGGGCATATGTTCAAGGCCCCTTATTGGCTCTTGCCACCGGGCCTGTGCATCTCCCTGATCACCCTGTCATTCTACATGCTGGGTCGTGCGATGGACGAAGTCCTCGACCCGAGGCTCAGAAAGGAGGGACAGGCCGAGTAA
- the gshB gene encoding Glutathione synthetase has protein sequence MKIAFLMDRLDSIDPVNETTSHLMYECNERGHTVYFLEPHDVYVRQNAVLARMRNVTVEPGLSIRRYWRALIRCMKKDELIFESVTELDALFLRKNPPLVYQTMEFLAPVNNRVFMINSTRGQILANSKLYTLNFPDIIPQTHISRDPVRLKKIIDDFGGAMVVKPLQRFGGEGVIKVSVRDRENLISLINYYVRTYQAYPNREPIMVQEYLDIVKTEGDVRILLLNGEILGAMRRKPRLGDFRTNIHAGASAHKHDITPRERDICATISERLRRDGLYFVGIDIIGDKLIEVNCVSPGGIPRINRLNNVRLERNVIDFIETEVSKMKQDHP, from the coding sequence ATGAAAATCGCCTTTCTGATGGATCGCCTGGACTCCATCGACCCCGTCAACGAGACCACCAGCCACCTCATGTACGAATGCAACGAGCGCGGCCACACGGTCTATTTCCTCGAGCCCCACGATGTCTACGTCCGGCAGAATGCGGTCCTGGCCCGTATGCGCAATGTCACGGTCGAACCGGGTCTCTCGATCCGCCGCTACTGGAGGGCGCTCATCCGGTGCATGAAAAAGGACGAACTCATCTTCGAAAGCGTGACGGAACTCGACGCCCTCTTTCTCCGCAAGAACCCGCCCCTGGTCTACCAGACCATGGAGTTCCTGGCGCCGGTCAACAACCGGGTCTTCATGATCAACAGCACCCGCGGCCAGATCCTTGCCAACAGCAAGCTTTACACGCTGAATTTCCCGGATATCATCCCACAGACGCACATCTCCCGTGACCCCGTCCGCCTCAAAAAGATCATCGACGACTTCGGCGGCGCCATGGTCGTCAAACCCCTGCAGCGGTTCGGCGGGGAGGGTGTCATCAAGGTCAGCGTCCGCGACCGCGAAAACCTGATCTCCCTCATCAACTACTATGTCCGGACCTATCAGGCATACCCCAACCGGGAACCGATCATGGTCCAGGAATATCTGGATATCGTCAAGACCGAAGGGGATGTGCGCATCCTGCTCTTGAACGGTGAAATTCTCGGGGCGATGCGCCGAAAACCCCGCCTGGGGGATTTCAGAACGAACATTCACGCGGGGGCAAGCGCCCATAAACACGATATCACCCCGCGCGAAAGGGACATCTGTGCTACAATCAGCGAAAGGCTCAGGAGGGACGGGCTCTACTTCGTGGGGATCGACATCATCGGCGACAAGCTCATCGAGGTCAACTGTGTCAGCCCGGGTGGAATCCCGCGCATCAACCGCCTCAACAACGTCCGTCTGGAGAGGAATGTGATCGATTTTATCGAAACCGAAGTCAGCAAGATGAAACAGGACCACCCGTAG
- a CDS encoding Alpha-L-glutamate ligase, RimK family produces MNIGILSARDRNYHPNRRLLEASRERGHEAHLIHPKDCRSLLARGGMTIEGPGIRPEVLLPRIGATINDYALALIRHFELSGTQLINGFPAIALTRDKFLGLQTLAAGGIPVPRSILVSNRGNLERAVEDLGGCPVVVKTLRSRQGEGVFLLEHPSDGAELVERFDARKRGLLVQEYIPPAGRMDVRLFVLGDQIPAAAALTPQEGDFRANIHQNGHARIFAPEPALVDLAIKAKRALGLNIAGVDVIIDRNGGPWVIEVNYSPGFKGLEAVSGLDIAAEIIHYVERVHARKNGDR; encoded by the coding sequence ATGAACATAGGTATCCTGAGTGCCAGAGATCGCAACTACCATCCGAACCGAAGGCTCCTCGAGGCCTCCCGTGAACGCGGACACGAAGCCCATCTCATCCATCCGAAGGACTGCCGCTCCCTCCTTGCGCGTGGAGGTATGACGATCGAAGGCCCCGGCATCAGGCCGGAGGTGCTTCTGCCCCGCATCGGGGCCACCATCAACGATTATGCCCTCGCCCTGATCAGGCATTTTGAACTCTCGGGAACGCAACTCATCAACGGCTTTCCGGCCATCGCCCTCACTCGCGACAAATTCCTAGGGCTGCAGACCCTCGCGGCGGGCGGCATCCCTGTGCCCCGGTCGATACTGGTCAGCAATCGCGGGAACCTCGAACGGGCGGTCGAAGACCTCGGCGGCTGTCCAGTCGTGGTCAAAACCCTCCGAAGCCGCCAGGGCGAAGGGGTCTTTCTGCTCGAACATCCTTCGGACGGCGCAGAACTCGTAGAAAGGTTCGATGCGCGAAAGCGCGGATTGCTGGTCCAGGAATACATTCCGCCGGCCGGCAGGATGGACGTGCGTCTCTTTGTCCTGGGAGATCAGATCCCCGCAGCCGCAGCCCTCACCCCCCAGGAGGGGGATTTCCGCGCCAACATCCATCAGAACGGCCATGCACGCATCTTTGCCCCGGAGCCCGCCCTGGTCGATCTCGCTATCAAGGCCAAAAGGGCGCTCGGGCTGAACATCGCCGGCGTGGACGTCATCATCGATCGGAACGGCGGCCCATGGGTGATCGAGGTGAACTATTCGCCGGGGTTCAAAGGGCTCGAGGCGGTTTCGGGGCTGGACATTGCAGCTGAGATCATCCATTATGTCGAACGGGTGCATGCACGGAAGAACGGAGACCGCTGA